The following is a genomic window from Citrifermentans bemidjiense Bem.
TTGTCATACGGGCGGGTTTATGGTAATAGACAGAATCTCTGCGGCCAGGGGGTGCCTCGAGCGGGTCGGAGGCGACCTGCTGCTGGTCACAAACCTCAGTAATATCAGATACCTTACCGGGTTCACCGGCAGCGAGGCGCTGCTGGTTCTCTCGCCAGACGACGGATGGTTTCTGACCGATTCCCGTTACACCTCCCAGGCCGGCGCCGAAGTCACAGGCGCAAGAGTTGCCGAGTTCTCCAACAAGATGGAATCGCTGGTCGAGTTGCTGCAAAAGCTGCAGCCGTCCAAGGTAGCCTTCGAGGCGGCCCACACCATGGTTGCCGTCTACCTGGAGCTCTGCAGCAAAACGCCGCAGATCGAATACCTTCCGGCGGACGCCGAGATGACGGCGCTGCGCAGCGTCAAGGACGCCGGCGAGCTGGAGATCCTGGAAAGGGTGGCCGCGATCGCGTCGGAGTCGCTTTTGGAGACGCTGGCGCGGGTGACCCCCGGCATGACCGAGGGCGAGGCCGCCTGGATGCTGGAGGTTGCCATGAGGGAGAGGGGGGCGGAGAACAAGTCCTTCGACTTCATCGTCGCCTCCGGCGAGCGGGGCGCGCTTCCCCACGGCAAGGCGTCCGGGAAGCGGCTCGCAAAAGGGGAACTGATCACCTTCGACTACGGCGCCATCTACGGCGGTTACTGCTCCGATGAGACGGTGACCGTTTCATTGGGCGAGCCGGACAGCCGGCAGCGCGAGGTCTACGAGACCGTGCTG
Proteins encoded in this region:
- a CDS encoding M24 family metallopeptidase; this translates as MVIDRISAARGCLERVGGDLLLVTNLSNIRYLTGFTGSEALLVLSPDDGWFLTDSRYTSQAGAEVTGARVAEFSNKMESLVELLQKLQPSKVAFEAAHTMVAVYLELCSKTPQIEYLPADAEMTALRSVKDAGELEILERVAAIASESLLETLARVTPGMTEGEAAWMLEVAMRERGAENKSFDFIVASGERGALPHGKASGKRLAKGELITFDYGAIYGGYCSDETVTVSLGEPDSRQREVYETVLGAQRAAMNAVHPGLSFRDLDAVARDYIASRGFGEYFGHGLGHGVGIDIHEHPAASPRSKNVIQEGMVFTIEPGIYISGWGGVRIEDTVVAESHGCRCITKVPKDLIVLP